The nucleotide sequence CGGTGAGCTGCACGCGATGATGCTCGACATGCGCCGAACGTTCGACGAAATGGTGATCCAGTACTCCGGATCCGAACGGGCACAATCGATTCTGGACAACCAGTTCTATCAAACCGTCGCTACGTCCCTTGCCGGCACGCAGGAATACATGGCAATGGAAAAGCTGGGACAGCTGCTGGCCCAGGACCGGTGGGACCTGGTGGTGGTGGACACCCCGCCGTCGCGCAATGCTCTTGATTTCCTGGATGCACCCAAGCGCCTGGGCAGCTTCATGGACAGCCGCCTGTGGCGGCTACTGCTCGCTCCCGGCCGAGGCATTGGCCGCTTGGTGACGGGCGTGATGGGCCTGGCCATGAAGGCCATGTCGACGGTGCTCGGTTCGAGGATGCTCGGCGATGCGGCCGATTTTGTGCAGTCACTGGATGCGACCTTTGGCGGCTTTCGGGAGAAGGCCGACCGGACCTACGCCCTGCTGAAGCGCCGCGGCACCCAGTTTGTGGTGGTGTCGGCGGCCGAACCCGACGCGCTGCGCGAGGCGTCTTTCTTTGTGGACCGACTCTCGGAAGAAAGCATGCCGCTGGCCGGACTGGTGTTGAACCGCACCCATCCGACCCTGTGCGGGCTGCCGGCCGAACGGGCCATCGACGCAACCGAAACTTTGGACGAGGAGCATGCCGATTCGGAGACGGCCGCGCTGACGGCGGCGGTGCTGCGCATCCACGCCGACCGGGCACAGACAGCCAAGCGCGAGATTCGGTTGCTGTCCCGATTCACCGGAGCCAATCCGCATGTGCCGATCATCGGCGTGCCGTCGCTGCCATTCGACGTTTCCGACTTGGACGCCCTGCGCGCACTCGCCGATCAGATCACCGCCGCCGGCAATGGCGGGGGCGCTACACCAGCCCGTCAGGACCGACCGCGACGGTAGGTCCAATTGGGCACACGCCAGTTCCTATTGGGCACAAGACAATTAGAGTGCATCCAACCGGCGCGTGTAACAAAAAAGTAATCAGGAAGGGACTGCCCGCCGTTGCGCTGACCCCCCGGTCACGTGCGCCCTATCCGACGCTGCGGCGCTTGCGCTTCTCGAAGTAGTCCGACCACGAGACCACCTCGGGATGCTGCTTGAGGAGCGCCCGGCGCTGCCGCTCGGTCATGCCGCCCCAGACGCCGAACTCGACCTTGTTGTCGAGCGCGTCGGCGCCGCATTCCTGCATCACCGGGCAGTGCCGGCAAATCACCGCGGCCTTGCGCTGTGCGGCCCCACGAACAAAGAGTTCGTCCGGGTCGGTAGCCCGGCAGAGCGCCTTTGATACCCAGTTGATCCGTTCTTCAGCCTCGCCAGTGCTCAGTAGGTTCTGAGCCGACGTTAGGTTTGCCCTTCCATCAACAGGACGAATTCCCGACACGAGCTGATCCCTTCCTCCCAGCCGCTTACGCGACCGCCCACCTCGGGTACCAGCCGATGTTGCGACGAACGACACACTGTCCACATCGGTGTTACCTGAATCTCACTGCGTATATAAGTTAGGTGGTCAGCTGGCAATTGCGCAACAGTCCGATAACGGATTTTTTGGGACGATCGTCCCGAGTTGTGCCAATCGGCCGGGGGAAACAGTCCGCATTGGTCCCCGTTTTTGCCCCTGACCTGTGACGCGAGCGCAAATATTGGCTCTACCCCCGGCGACACGCCGGCCCACCTCGGGCAAAAAGTTTTTTTCGATCGCGCGGCGCGGAGGCGTGACAAGGGGGCCGCTACTGTAGTACGCATGTCCGAGCGTCCCCCGGCCGCACTCACCCTGCTCAAGCTCTCAGGGTTCTGTCTGCTCGCCAGCATCGTCGCCGCGGCGCTGATGTTTCCCTTTGCCGGCGGCATCGGTCTGATGTCCAACCGGGCCTCCGAAGTAGTGGCCAACGGGTCGGCGCAGCTGCTGCAGGGCGAAGTCCCCGCGGTATCGACCATGGTCGACGCGAAGGGCAACACGATCGCGTGGCTGTATTCGCAACGCCGCTTCGAGGTCCCCAGCGACAAGATCGCCAACACCATGAAGCTGGCGATCGTCTCGATCGAGGACAAGCGCTTCGCCGAACACAACGGCGTCGACTGGAAAGGCACCCTGACCGGGTTGGCCGGCTACGCCTCGGGCGACCTCGACACCCGGGGTGGGTCCACGATCGAGCAGCAGTACATCAAGAACTACCAGTTGTTGGTGACGGCCCAGACCGACGCCGAGAAGCGGGCGGCCGTCGAAACCACCCCGGCGCGCAAGCTGCGCGAGATCCGGATGGCCCTCACCCTCGACAAGACCTTCACCAAGCCCGAGATCCTGACCCGCTACCTGAATCTGGTGTCCTTCGGGAACAACTCATTCGGCGTGCAGGACGCGGCCCAGACCTACTTCGGCATCAACGCTTCGGAGCTGAACTGGCAGCAATCCGCGCTGCTGGCGGGCATGGTGCAGTCCACCAGCACGCTCAATCCCTACACCAACCCCGACGGTGCGCTGGCACGGCGCAACCTGGTCCTGGACACCATGATCCAGAACATCCCGTCGGAGGCCGACGCACTGCGCGCCGCCAAGGCCGAGCCGCTGGGGATCCTGCCGCAACCCAACGAGCTGCCCCGGGGCTGCATCGCCGCGGGCGATCGCGCCTTCTTCTGCGATTACGTCCAGGAGTACCTATCGCGCGCCGGAATCAGCAAGGAACAGCTGGCCAGGGGCGGCTATCTGATTCGCACCACGCTGGACCCCGACGTCCAGGTCCCGGTCAAGGCGGCCATCGACAAGTTCGCCAGCCCGACCCTGCCCGGTATCTCCAGCGTGATGAGCGTCATCAAGCCTGGCAAGGAGTCTCACCAGGTGCTCGCGATGGCCAGCAACCGTAAGTACGGCCTGGACATCAACGCCGGCGAAACCATGCGACCGCAGCCGTTCTCCCTGGTCGGCGATGGCGCCGGGTCGATCTTCAAGATCTTCACCACGGCCGCCGCCCTGGACATGGGCATGGGCATCAATGCCCAACTCGATGTACCGGGCCGGTTCCAGGGCAAGGGCCTGGGCAGCGGTGGGGCCAAGGGCTGCCCCAAGGACACCTGGTGCGTGATCAACGCCGGTAACTACCGCGGTTCCATGAGCGTGACCGACGCGCTGGCCACCTCGCCCAACACCGCCTTCGCCAAGCTGATCTCGCAGGTCGGTGTGTCGCGCACCGTGGACATGGCCATCAAGCTCGGACTGCGCTCCTACGCCAATCCCGGCACCGCCCGCGACTACAACCCGGACAGCAACGAGAGTCTGGCCGACTTCGTCAAGCGCCAGAACATCGGTTCCTTCACCCTGGGCCCGATCGAGGTCAACGCGCTGGAACTGTCCAACGTCGCGGCCACCTTGGCCTCCGGTGGCGTGTGGTGCCCGCCTAACCCGGTCGACAAGCTGATCGACCGCAACGGCAACGAGGTTGCCGTCACCACCGAAACATGTGACCAGGTGGTGCCCGAGGGCCTGGCCAACACGCTGGCCAACGCGATGAGCAAGGACGCGGTGGGCGGCGGCACGGCGTCGGGTTCGGCTGGCGCGGCCGGCTGGAGCCTGCCGGTGTCCGGTAAGACCGGCACCACAGAGGCCCACCGGTCAGCCGGATTCGTCGGCTTCACCAACCGGTACGCGGCCGCGAACTACATCTACGACGACTCGACCAATCCGACGGATCTGTGTTCGGGGCCGCTGCGCCATTGCGGCAACGGCGACCTGTACGGCGGCAACGAGCCGGCCCGTACCTGGTTCACCGCGCTGAAGCCGATCGCCACCGACTTCGGCGAGGTGCAGCTGCCGCCCACCGATCCGCGCTATGTGGACGGCGCGCCCGGCTCTCGGGTACCCAGCGTGGCGGGTCTGGACGTGGACCAGGCACGCCAGCGCCTCAAGGACGCGGGATTCCAGGTCGCCGATCAACCCAACGCGGTCAACAGCAGCGCCCGATACGGCGAGGTGGTCGGCACCTCCCCGAGCGGCCAGACCATCCCCGGGTCGATCATCACGATCCAAATCAGCAACGGCATCCCGCCGGCACCGCCGCCGCCGCCGGAAGGTGAACCGCCGCCCCCGGTCGGGTCGCAGGTCGTGGAGATTCCCGGCTTGCCGCCGATCACGATTCCGCTGCTGGCACCGCCGCCTCCCTAGGCCTACCTAGCCGATGTGGCGACCCGCCACGAGCGAGTAGGCGGCGAGCCGCAGTATCCTGCCTGCATGGCTTATGCCCAACCTCCGATCACCAAGCTGCTCCCTGGGCCGCTTAGCGGCCGGCACCGGGCCGCGTCCGTTCTGCTGCGCGGCGGTGCCCTCGCGCTCGGCTCGACGGTCGCCGGGGTCGGCTATGCCTCACTCATCGAACGCAATGCGTTCGTCCTGCGTGAGGTCACGATGCCGGTCTTAAGCCCGGGCTCCACGCCGCTGCGCGTGCTGCACCTCAGTGACCTTCATATGCTGCCCAACCAGCGACGCAAACAAGCCTGGTTGCGCGAGCTGGCCAGCTGGGAGCCCGATCTGGTGGTCAACACCGGAGACAACCTGGCCCACCCCAAGGCGGTGCCGGCGGTCGTGCAAACCCTGGGCGACCTGCTGGCCAGGCCGGGGGTGTTCGTTTTCGGCAGCAACGACTACTTCGGGCCGCGCCTGAAGAACCCGGCGAACTACTTGATCAACCCCGGCCACCGGGTTCGCGGCGAACCCCTGCCCTGGCAGGATCTGCGCGCGGCGTTCACCGAGCGCGGCTGGCTCGACCTCACCCACACCCGGCGCGAGTTCGAGGTGGCCGGCCTGCACATCGCGGCGGCGGGGGTGGATGACCCGCACATCAATCGGGACCGCTACGACGCGATCGCTGGCCCGGCGAGCCCGGCCGCCAACCTGCGGCTGGGGCTCACGCATTCGCCGGAGCCCCGGGTGCTGGACCGCTTCGCGGCCGATGGCTACCAGCTGGTGATGGCCGGCCACACCCACGGCGGGCAGCTGTGCCTGCCGTTCTACGGGGCCCTGGTAACCAACTGCGGGCTGGATCGCACCCGGGCCAAGGGCGCATCCCAGTGGGGCGCGAACATGCGCCTACACGTCTCGGCAGGGATCGGCACGTCCCCGTTTGCCCCGGTTCGCTTCTGCTGCCGGCCCGAGGCGACCCTGCTGACGCTGATCGCCGCCCCGATGGGCGGCCGAGATTCCAGCAGCAACCTGGACCGCTCCCAACCAACCATGTCGATCCGTTGAGCGGGCAGGCTCGCGTTGCGGTCCGCAGTCTGGCCCGGGATTGGACGGAC is from Mycobacterium marinum and encodes:
- a CDS encoding ArsA family ATPase; translated protein: MSSVPKTLDMAAILADTANRVVVCCGAGGVGKTTTAAAIALRAAEYGRTVVVLTIDPAKRLAQALGVNDLGNVPQRVPLAPEVSGELHAMMLDMRRTFDEMVIQYSGSERAQSILDNQFYQTVATSLAGTQEYMAMEKLGQLLAQDRWDLVVVDTPPSRNALDFLDAPKRLGSFMDSRLWRLLLAPGRGIGRLVTGVMGLAMKAMSTVLGSRMLGDAADFVQSLDATFGGFREKADRTYALLKRRGTQFVVVSAAEPDALREASFFVDRLSEESMPLAGLVLNRTHPTLCGLPAERAIDATETLDEEHADSETAALTAAVLRIHADRAQTAKREIRLLSRFTGANPHVPIIGVPSLPFDVSDLDALRALADQITAAGNGGGATPARQDRPRR
- a CDS encoding WhiB family transcriptional regulator → MSGIRPVDGRANLTSAQNLLSTGEAEERINWVSKALCRATDPDELFVRGAAQRKAAVICRHCPVMQECGADALDNKVEFGVWGGMTERQRRALLKQHPEVVSWSDYFEKRKRRSVG
- the ponA2 gene encoding transglycosylase/D,D-transpeptidase PonA2 codes for the protein MSERPPAALTLLKLSGFCLLASIVAAALMFPFAGGIGLMSNRASEVVANGSAQLLQGEVPAVSTMVDAKGNTIAWLYSQRRFEVPSDKIANTMKLAIVSIEDKRFAEHNGVDWKGTLTGLAGYASGDLDTRGGSTIEQQYIKNYQLLVTAQTDAEKRAAVETTPARKLREIRMALTLDKTFTKPEILTRYLNLVSFGNNSFGVQDAAQTYFGINASELNWQQSALLAGMVQSTSTLNPYTNPDGALARRNLVLDTMIQNIPSEADALRAAKAEPLGILPQPNELPRGCIAAGDRAFFCDYVQEYLSRAGISKEQLARGGYLIRTTLDPDVQVPVKAAIDKFASPTLPGISSVMSVIKPGKESHQVLAMASNRKYGLDINAGETMRPQPFSLVGDGAGSIFKIFTTAAALDMGMGINAQLDVPGRFQGKGLGSGGAKGCPKDTWCVINAGNYRGSMSVTDALATSPNTAFAKLISQVGVSRTVDMAIKLGLRSYANPGTARDYNPDSNESLADFVKRQNIGSFTLGPIEVNALELSNVAATLASGGVWCPPNPVDKLIDRNGNEVAVTTETCDQVVPEGLANTLANAMSKDAVGGGTASGSAGAAGWSLPVSGKTGTTEAHRSAGFVGFTNRYAAANYIYDDSTNPTDLCSGPLRHCGNGDLYGGNEPARTWFTALKPIATDFGEVQLPPTDPRYVDGAPGSRVPSVAGLDVDQARQRLKDAGFQVADQPNAVNSSARYGEVVGTSPSGQTIPGSIITIQISNGIPPAPPPPPEGEPPPPVGSQVVEIPGLPPITIPLLAPPPP
- a CDS encoding metallophosphoesterase, with protein sequence MAYAQPPITKLLPGPLSGRHRAASVLLRGGALALGSTVAGVGYASLIERNAFVLREVTMPVLSPGSTPLRVLHLSDLHMLPNQRRKQAWLRELASWEPDLVVNTGDNLAHPKAVPAVVQTLGDLLARPGVFVFGSNDYFGPRLKNPANYLINPGHRVRGEPLPWQDLRAAFTERGWLDLTHTRREFEVAGLHIAAAGVDDPHINRDRYDAIAGPASPAANLRLGLTHSPEPRVLDRFAADGYQLVMAGHTHGGQLCLPFYGALVTNCGLDRTRAKGASQWGANMRLHVSAGIGTSPFAPVRFCCRPEATLLTLIAAPMGGRDSSSNLDRSQPTMSIR